A DNA window from Paenibacillus andongensis contains the following coding sequences:
- a CDS encoding acetoin utilization protein AcuC, whose amino-acid sequence MNKKASPVFIYDDQEIQYKFNENHPFNQARLTMTVDLLRKAGALPDSALWSPRSATDSELLRVHSPAYMEAVKALSCSVPEERWVREASRFGLDTEDTPYFAGMHDTTAKVVGGSITAVELVMSGKAPHALHLGGGLHHALQSKGAGFCVYNDASAAIAYAKEMYGAKVLYIDTDVHHGDGVQWAFYADPQVCTLSIHETGKYLFPGTGAVNERGEGDAFGTNINIPVEPYTEDESWLECFGEVLTETIARFQPDVIISQHGCDAHAFDPLAHVHCSMRVYKAMPELIHSLAHQWCEGRWIALGGGGYDIWRVVPRAWSLLWLVMSEQAILDQLAAQPQLKLPQAWLDAWQSKSPVQLVDTWLDPVEAWAPIPRRQAIAEKNRQTKEIAMMYLK is encoded by the coding sequence ATGAACAAGAAGGCAAGTCCTGTCTTTATCTATGATGATCAAGAAATTCAATATAAATTTAATGAAAACCATCCATTCAATCAAGCTCGCCTTACGATGACGGTGGATCTGCTGCGAAAAGCCGGCGCGCTCCCTGACAGCGCGCTGTGGTCCCCTCGCTCCGCAACAGATAGCGAACTGCTGCGGGTTCATTCCCCCGCATACATGGAAGCGGTGAAAGCGCTTAGCTGTTCCGTGCCGGAGGAACGCTGGGTCCGGGAAGCATCGCGCTTCGGACTTGACACCGAGGATACGCCCTACTTCGCCGGGATGCATGATACCACGGCGAAGGTCGTAGGCGGTTCCATCACCGCTGTCGAGCTGGTGATGTCTGGTAAGGCTCCGCACGCCCTTCACCTGGGCGGCGGATTACACCACGCCCTGCAAAGCAAGGGCGCAGGCTTCTGCGTCTACAATGACGCGTCAGCGGCGATTGCGTACGCCAAAGAGATGTACGGCGCTAAGGTGCTGTACATCGACACAGATGTGCATCATGGGGATGGCGTGCAGTGGGCCTTCTACGCCGATCCTCAGGTATGCACACTTTCTATTCACGAAACGGGGAAATATCTATTCCCCGGCACGGGCGCCGTGAACGAACGCGGCGAAGGCGACGCGTTCGGCACGAACATTAACATACCGGTGGAGCCCTACACCGAGGATGAGTCCTGGCTGGAGTGCTTCGGCGAGGTGCTTACCGAGACGATTGCCCGCTTCCAGCCAGACGTCATTATCTCGCAGCATGGGTGCGATGCCCATGCTTTCGACCCACTCGCGCATGTCCATTGCTCCATGCGCGTGTACAAGGCTATGCCCGAGCTGATCCACTCCCTTGCGCACCAGTGGTGCGAAGGGCGCTGGATAGCGCTCGGAGGCGGCGGGTACGACATCTGGCGAGTCGTACCGCGGGCTTGGAGCCTGCTCTGGCTCGTCATGAGCGAGCAGGCGATCTTAGATCAGCTGGCGGCGCAGCCCCAGCTGAAGCTGCCACAGGCGTGGCTTGACGCCTGGCAGAGCAAGAGCCCGGTCCAGCTGGTGGATACGTGGCTGGACCCTGTAGAGGCTTGGGCGCCGATTCCGAGGCGCCAAGCGATTGCCGAGAAGAACCGGCAAACGAAGGAAATTGCTATGATGTATCTGAAGTAG
- the acsA gene encoding acetate--CoA ligase has product MDQMKVELIEAVSPNPNMSNYEQTHATFDWKDIEKSFSWYETGKVNMAYEAIDRHADSSKKDKIALYYSDSQREEAITYGQMKAKSNQFGNVLRGLGVGKGERVFIFMPRTPELYYSLLGTLKVGAVVGPLFEAFMETAVRDRLEDSEAVAIVTTPSLLSRVPYNELPHLKHVILVGDNVELTEGQVDFYKEMESASTELDIEWLDREDGLIIHYTSGSTGKPKGVYHVQNAMLQHYYTGKIVLDLQEDDIYWCTADPGWVTGTSYGIFAPWLNGATNVIRGGRFSPQDWYNTLQKYKVTVWYSAPTAFRMLMGAGDDVVTGFDLSSLRHVLSVGEPLNPEVVRWGLKVYNQRIHDTWWMTETGGQLICNYPSMTIKPGSMGRPIPGVEAAIIDDAGNVLPPNRMGNLAIKTPWPSMMRKIWNNPSKYEEYFRLTGWYVSGDSAYQDEEGYFWFQGRVDDVINTAGERVGPFEVESKLVEHPAVAEAGVIGKPDPMRGEIIKAFIALREGFTPSDELKADISKFVKEGLSAHAAPREIEFKDKLPKTRSGKIMRRVLKAWELNLPTGDLSTIED; this is encoded by the coding sequence ATGGATCAAATGAAAGTTGAACTCATTGAAGCTGTATCCCCTAATCCTAACATGAGCAATTATGAACAGACGCATGCGACATTTGACTGGAAAGACATCGAGAAGAGCTTTTCCTGGTATGAAACAGGTAAAGTTAACATGGCATATGAAGCGATTGACCGTCATGCCGACTCATCCAAAAAGGATAAAATCGCTCTTTATTACAGCGATAGTCAGCGAGAAGAAGCAATCACTTATGGACAAATGAAAGCGAAATCTAATCAATTTGGTAATGTACTTCGAGGACTTGGTGTTGGCAAAGGCGAGCGCGTCTTTATTTTCATGCCACGTACACCGGAACTGTACTATTCGTTGCTTGGTACACTTAAAGTAGGTGCCGTTGTTGGGCCATTATTTGAGGCTTTCATGGAAACAGCAGTCAGAGACCGTCTGGAAGATAGTGAAGCCGTAGCGATCGTTACGACGCCAAGTTTACTATCGCGTGTTCCTTATAATGAACTTCCACATTTGAAGCATGTCATTCTCGTTGGAGACAATGTGGAGCTAACTGAAGGACAAGTTGATTTCTATAAAGAGATGGAAAGCGCTTCAACCGAACTTGACATCGAATGGCTGGATCGTGAAGATGGATTAATTATCCATTATACGTCTGGTTCGACGGGTAAACCGAAAGGTGTCTATCACGTACAAAACGCCATGCTTCAACATTATTATACGGGTAAAATTGTATTAGATCTTCAAGAGGACGATATTTACTGGTGTACAGCGGATCCAGGTTGGGTAACAGGTACCTCCTATGGCATCTTTGCTCCATGGTTAAATGGTGCAACGAATGTCATTCGCGGTGGTCGCTTCAGTCCTCAAGATTGGTATAATACACTTCAAAAATATAAAGTAACTGTTTGGTACAGTGCGCCAACTGCTTTCCGTATGTTGATGGGTGCCGGTGATGATGTGGTTACTGGGTTTGATCTGTCTTCGCTTCGTCACGTACTTAGCGTAGGTGAACCGTTAAATCCCGAAGTTGTACGTTGGGGGCTAAAAGTTTATAACCAACGTATACATGACACTTGGTGGATGACAGAAACAGGTGGACAACTCATCTGTAACTATCCATCCATGACGATTAAGCCTGGTTCCATGGGGCGTCCAATTCCGGGTGTCGAAGCGGCTATTATTGATGATGCTGGGAACGTTTTGCCTCCTAATCGGATGGGGAACCTAGCTATCAAAACGCCATGGCCTTCGATGATGCGTAAAATTTGGAATAATCCATCGAAATACGAAGAATATTTCCGTTTGACAGGTTGGTACGTTTCCGGTGATTCGGCTTATCAGGATGAAGAAGGTTACTTCTGGTTCCAAGGCCGTGTGGATGACGTGATTAACACAGCAGGCGAGCGGGTAGGTCCTTTCGAGGTGGAGAGTAAGCTCGTTGAGCATCCTGCGGTTGCAGAGGCTGGGGTTATTGGTAAGCCTGACCCGATGCGTGGAGAGATCATTAAAGCGTTTATTGCTCTGCGTGAAGGCTTCACACCATCTGATGAGTTAAAAGCGGACATTTCCAAGTTTGTTAAAGAAGGGCTTTCTGCCCATGCAGCTCCTCGTGAAATTGAATTTAAAGACAAGCTGCCTAAGACACGCAGTGGTAAAATTATGCGCCGTGTTCTTAAAGCTTGGGAGCTCAATTTGCCAACTGGCGACTTATCGACGATCGAAGACTAA
- a CDS encoding 5'-methylthioadenosine/adenosylhomocysteine nucleosidase, which translates to MTWNKLALIGAMNEEIELLVSHMTDVRETVKAGITFREGTYYDKQVVVCRTGVGKVNAAVTTQILIDNFGVEAVIFTGVAGALDPELNIGDLVISSECMQHDMDVTALGFSRGVIPYEAKSIFEADSKLVELAVASGEKLFAGKVKKGRVLSGDQFIASREVVASLYEELGGVCVEMEGASVAQVCSMNATPYVVLRSMSDKADGSAHVNFAEFTVQASENSYKMVEDIVKHL; encoded by the coding sequence ATGACATGGAATAAACTTGCTCTTATCGGAGCGATGAACGAAGAAATAGAGCTGCTCGTTTCGCATATGACCGATGTACGTGAGACGGTCAAAGCTGGTATTACGTTTCGTGAAGGTACGTATTATGACAAGCAAGTTGTCGTATGCCGGACAGGTGTAGGGAAAGTGAATGCGGCAGTGACAACTCAAATTTTAATTGATAACTTCGGCGTCGAAGCTGTTATTTTTACGGGAGTAGCGGGAGCCTTAGATCCAGAACTGAATATCGGAGATCTTGTGATATCGAGTGAATGCATGCAGCATGACATGGATGTTACTGCGCTTGGGTTTTCTCGCGGCGTCATCCCTTATGAAGCGAAATCCATCTTCGAAGCGGATAGCAAGCTTGTTGAGTTGGCTGTTGCTTCTGGTGAAAAGCTGTTTGCAGGCAAGGTTAAAAAGGGGAGAGTACTCTCTGGAGACCAGTTTATTGCAAGCCGGGAAGTTGTTGCCAGCTTGTACGAAGAGCTTGGCGGCGTTTGTGTTGAAATGGAGGGAGCTTCGGTTGCTCAGGTTTGCTCGATGAATGCCACTCCTTATGTCGTGCTGCGATCGATGTCCGATAAAGCAGATGGGTCAGCTCATGTTAACTTTGCCGAGTTTACGGTTCAGGCATCGGAGAATTCGTACAAAATGGTTGAGGATATCGTGAAGCATCTCTAA
- a CDS encoding transglycosylase domain-containing protein, translated as MRNFFAKWNRPWVRTTFKVTWITLKWTIICAFLAGIVGGSAAFGYVSALVKKDPVRTEESIRQQMQENAVTGFAYFNDDTVIGQLRTEEDRRLAQLDDIPQLLLDAVLAIEDKDFYNHRGIDIRGLYRAVTQKLLNEEVQTGGSTITQQLARRVFLTLDRDDGRKARELLLALRMERLMSKDEILLAYLNKIPYGNGATGYNLYGIKAAAKGLFNIDDLDKLNVAQAAYLAGLPQSPSQYSAFTSKPEFDEDGFKKAVTREQLVLKRMLEEKKITNEQYQEALKFDLKASMPPAAQKAYTTYPYLMIETEKEAAEILLKLQKPELDPKKNQTAYNEALKGIHTQLLRGGYQIYTTIDKTIYDSMHEISSNDKNFAPNDDKKGMEQVGAIMIDSKSGAIKGMIEGRNFFEEQLNHATQAFRQPGSTMKPIAAYIPALEKGAIQPASVVDDIPIILKDGVKGFHLPENWDHKFHGLMTARKALNQSYNIPAIDIFLNKVGINEAWDFAKKLGITSIQKEDYAAQTGVIGGLSKGTSVRELTGAYASIPNKGVFNETFMIREIKDSNGKTIYTHDQKPTPVYSPQSAYLITDMMKTVISQGTATDLMKNYKSYGKIEISGKTGSTQDDADAWFMGFTPDITVGVWIGYDQPINKLSSSTKSSQAHQTYHAKDIWALIMNRTIEQKPELFPTKTFAKPDGIVSATVSSLSGKLPSELTTKFDLLVTDLFNKKYVPTEADNVMVRMKISSFGGLNYMAQDNTPADFVQEKTVIKRQKSISQLLKEIEVAMSKLPEKSRKPIDNYKPIDYDDDAPSEVDPRVDDGKEPAAPTNVVTTKSGDTATIAFQASPNPDIVGYRIYRSDNRGKFQLMGGKVVLAGAETKFSDQVPGSSLIGYYVTAVDVAGKESAPSRSSYTDGSSLDSLFVPSVDGSQVPGATPPPSGSNGGIGEPAGTDNGHNGNTKDLPASPTGIKAKADGAGVMLTWKANAAKDKVKKYNVYFSDKEKGTFKKLGTVDDATEFHYYAAAYNGYYKVTAVNDAGESKPSAAIAYNN; from the coding sequence ATGCGCAATTTTTTCGCTAAATGGAATCGCCCTTGGGTGAGAACAACATTCAAAGTAACTTGGATTACCTTAAAATGGACCATCATTTGTGCTTTTTTGGCCGGAATTGTCGGTGGATCCGCGGCATTCGGGTATGTGAGTGCCCTAGTCAAAAAAGATCCTGTACGCACCGAAGAATCCATACGCCAGCAGATGCAGGAAAATGCAGTCACAGGCTTTGCCTACTTTAATGATGATACCGTCATAGGGCAATTGCGAACGGAAGAAGACCGTCGTCTCGCTCAGCTAGATGACATTCCGCAGCTTCTACTAGACGCTGTCCTCGCCATTGAAGACAAAGACTTCTACAATCATCGCGGGATCGATATCCGCGGACTTTATCGCGCAGTAACTCAGAAACTGCTGAACGAGGAAGTTCAAACAGGTGGCAGTACGATTACGCAACAGCTTGCCAGACGGGTATTTCTTACACTAGACCGCGATGATGGCCGTAAAGCAAGAGAGCTGCTGCTCGCACTGCGGATGGAGCGCCTAATGTCCAAGGATGAAATTTTGCTCGCTTATTTGAACAAAATTCCTTATGGCAATGGCGCGACAGGCTATAATCTATATGGGATTAAAGCAGCTGCCAAGGGTCTCTTCAACATCGACGATTTGGATAAGTTAAACGTTGCTCAAGCAGCTTACTTAGCTGGTCTGCCGCAATCCCCATCGCAGTACTCCGCATTCACGAGTAAGCCTGAGTTTGATGAAGATGGTTTTAAAAAAGCGGTTACGCGTGAACAATTAGTACTCAAACGGATGCTGGAAGAAAAGAAAATTACGAACGAGCAATACCAAGAAGCACTTAAGTTTGATCTCAAAGCTTCCATGCCCCCTGCGGCTCAGAAGGCTTATACGACTTATCCTTACCTAATGATTGAAACAGAAAAAGAAGCAGCCGAAATTCTGTTAAAGCTCCAGAAACCTGAACTTGATCCGAAGAAAAACCAAACCGCTTATAATGAAGCATTAAAAGGCATACATACTCAGCTCTTACGCGGCGGTTATCAAATCTATACAACCATTGATAAGACGATTTATGATTCCATGCATGAAATATCGAGTAACGATAAAAACTTCGCCCCTAATGATGATAAAAAAGGCATGGAACAAGTTGGGGCCATCATGATCGATTCCAAATCCGGAGCTATTAAAGGGATGATTGAGGGCCGCAATTTCTTCGAAGAGCAGCTCAATCACGCCACACAAGCATTCAGACAGCCGGGTTCAACAATGAAACCTATTGCCGCTTATATACCAGCCTTAGAAAAAGGAGCCATTCAACCGGCCAGTGTCGTGGATGATATTCCGATTATTCTAAAAGACGGGGTCAAAGGCTTCCATCTTCCTGAAAACTGGGATCATAAGTTTCACGGATTAATGACAGCAAGAAAGGCTCTAAACCAGTCTTACAACATCCCTGCCATTGATATATTTTTGAATAAAGTCGGGATTAATGAGGCATGGGACTTTGCCAAGAAACTCGGAATTACATCGATTCAAAAAGAAGATTACGCTGCGCAGACCGGTGTAATCGGCGGTTTAAGCAAAGGAACTTCAGTGAGGGAACTGACTGGCGCGTATGCTTCTATTCCGAATAAAGGCGTATTTAACGAAACGTTTATGATTCGCGAAATCAAAGATTCGAATGGCAAAACGATTTATACACATGATCAGAAGCCAACCCCTGTCTACTCTCCACAAAGTGCATATCTAATTACGGATATGATGAAAACGGTGATTAGCCAAGGTACAGCGACAGATTTAATGAAAAACTATAAATCATACGGCAAAATTGAGATTTCAGGCAAAACAGGCTCTACGCAGGACGATGCTGATGCTTGGTTTATGGGCTTTACCCCAGATATCACGGTTGGCGTATGGATCGGCTATGATCAACCGATTAATAAATTGTCATCGTCGACGAAATCATCGCAAGCGCATCAAACTTATCACGCCAAAGATATATGGGCACTCATCATGAACCGAACCATCGAACAAAAACCAGAGTTATTCCCTACCAAAACTTTTGCTAAACCGGATGGAATTGTCTCAGCAACCGTATCCAGCTTATCAGGTAAGCTGCCGAGCGAATTAACGACGAAATTCGATCTTTTGGTTACTGATCTTTTCAACAAGAAATACGTTCCAACTGAAGCCGACAATGTGATGGTTCGGATGAAAATCAGTTCATTTGGCGGACTAAATTACATGGCGCAAGACAATACGCCGGCAGATTTCGTGCAAGAGAAAACGGTTATTAAAAGACAAAAATCGATTAGTCAATTGCTTAAAGAAATCGAAGTAGCGATGAGTAAACTTCCCGAAAAAAGTCGTAAACCGATCGATAATTATAAGCCTATAGACTATGACGATGACGCACCTTCCGAGGTTGACCCTCGGGTTGATGACGGTAAAGAGCCTGCAGCACCAACGAACGTTGTAACAACGAAGTCCGGTGATACAGCAACCATTGCCTTCCAGGCAAGTCCGAATCCGGATATCGTCGGCTATCGCATATATCGTTCCGATAACCGCGGCAAGTTCCAGCTCATGGGCGGCAAAGTTGTCTTGGCAGGCGCTGAGACGAAATTCAGTGATCAAGTCCCCGGATCTAGCTTAATCGGTTATTATGTAACAGCAGTTGATGTGGCGGGGAAAGAATCGGCACCTAGCCGCTCCTCCTACACAGATGGAAGCTCGCTAGATTCTCTGTTCGTTCCTTCTGTCGATGGCAGTCAAGTTCCTGGAGCTACTCCCCCTCCATCAGGCTCAAATGGTGGAATCGGTGAACCCGCAGGAACCGACAACGGTCATAATGGAAATACAAAAGACCTACCTGCTTCACCAACAGGTATTAAAGCCAAAGCTGATGGTGCAGGTGTGATGTTAACCTGGAAAGCTAATGCAGCCAAGGATAAAGTAAAAAAGTATAACGTTTATTTTAGTGATAAAGAAAAAGGAACGTTTAAGAAGCTTGGTACTGTTGATGATGCGACCGAATTTCATTACTACGCAGCAGCTTACAACGGTTATTACAAAGTAACGGCAGTCAATGATGCAGGTGAATCTAAGCCATCGGCTGCTATCGCCTATAACAATTAA
- the ccpA gene encoding catabolite control protein A gives MTVTIYDVAREAGVSMATVSRVVNNNPNVKPQTRKKVFEAIERLGYRPNAVARGLASKKTTTVGVVIPDISNSIFAEVARGIEDIANMYHYNIILCNADKKKEKEIRVINTLLEKQVDGLLFMGGVVTEEHTQAFRTSSVPVVLCGTKDENQAMASVDIDHEKAAFDAVNVLIEAGHRDIAMISGTLHDPANGFARYQGYKKALDAAGIPLRDEYVRIGNYRYESSVDAVNYFLELSPRPTAIFSATDEMAIGAIHTIQDNGLRVPQDIAVISVDNIRMASMVRPTLTTVAQPMYDIGAVSMRLLTKLMNKESTDHMQVILPHEVIYRNSVTQS, from the coding sequence GTGACCGTAACCATTTATGATGTAGCAAGAGAAGCAGGAGTTTCGATGGCAACCGTTTCTAGGGTTGTAAACAACAATCCTAACGTTAAGCCACAAACACGTAAGAAGGTTTTTGAAGCCATTGAACGACTTGGTTACCGCCCTAATGCGGTAGCAAGAGGTTTAGCGAGTAAGAAGACAACGACAGTCGGTGTTGTCATTCCCGATATTTCCAATTCCATTTTTGCTGAAGTAGCACGTGGGATTGAGGATATTGCCAATATGTACCATTACAATATCATTTTGTGTAATGCGGACAAGAAGAAAGAAAAAGAAATTCGTGTTATTAACACCTTGCTTGAGAAGCAAGTTGATGGATTGCTCTTTATGGGTGGCGTAGTAACAGAGGAACATACACAGGCATTCCGTACGTCTTCCGTACCAGTCGTTTTATGCGGCACGAAGGATGAGAACCAAGCAATGGCATCCGTTGATATCGATCACGAGAAAGCTGCTTTTGATGCTGTGAATGTGCTAATTGAAGCCGGTCACCGTGACATTGCCATGATATCCGGAACTCTGCATGATCCAGCGAATGGATTTGCGCGTTATCAAGGTTACAAAAAGGCATTGGATGCAGCAGGTATTCCACTGCGTGATGAATATGTTCGCATTGGGAACTATCGTTACGAGTCAAGTGTAGACGCTGTGAATTATTTCTTGGAGCTTTCACCAAGACCAACGGCAATCTTTTCCGCAACTGACGAGATGGCGATTGGTGCTATTCATACGATTCAAGACAATGGACTCCGAGTACCGCAAGATATCGCCGTCATTAGCGTGGATAATATTCGCATGGCTTCCATGGTTAGACCGACTCTAACGACAGTAGCACAACCGATGTATGATATCGGCGCCGTGTCGATGCGTCTTCTAACGAAGTTGATGAATAAAGAGTCAACGGATCATATGCAGGTTATCCTGCCGCACGAAGTTATTTATCGCAACTCCGTTACACAATCTTAA
- a CDS encoding GNAT family N-acetyltransferase — MQHIKIYHSHSLRAAPDQPEIIIEGPVSAESLQELTMHTKLDAFRRPKEQLEALVEIAQLPEGRIIIAREGSTIVGYVTFHYPDEIERWSQGHMQDLIELGAIEVADDYRSIGLGKKLIRLAFEDEQMENIICFTTEYYWHWDLETSKLTVWEYRQMMEKLMKSVDMIWFATDDPEICSHPANCLMVRIGKKVPISSVEQFDRIRFQQRFMY; from the coding sequence ATGCAGCATATCAAAATATACCACTCACACAGCCTGCGAGCAGCTCCTGATCAGCCCGAAATTATCATAGAAGGCCCTGTTTCAGCAGAAAGCTTGCAAGAGTTAACTATGCATACCAAATTAGATGCGTTCCGCAGACCTAAGGAACAGTTAGAGGCACTAGTCGAAATCGCACAGTTGCCCGAAGGACGTATCATTATAGCAAGAGAAGGTTCCACCATTGTCGGCTATGTCACCTTTCACTATCCAGACGAGATTGAGCGTTGGTCACAAGGTCATATGCAGGATTTAATTGAACTAGGCGCCATAGAAGTTGCAGACGACTACCGATCCATTGGTTTAGGGAAAAAGTTGATTCGACTCGCTTTTGAAGATGAGCAAATGGAGAATATCATTTGCTTCACCACGGAGTACTATTGGCATTGGGACTTGGAAACTAGCAAATTAACGGTCTGGGAATACCGTCAAATGATGGAGAAGCTGATGAAAAGTGTCGACATGATTTGGTTCGCTACGGACGACCCCGAAATATGCTCCCATCCAGCCAACTGTCTTATGGTAAGAATCGGTAAAAAGGTGCCGATCTCTTCCGTTGAGCAGTTTGATCGTATTCGTTTTCAGCAGCGTTTCATGTATTAA
- the ptsP gene encoding phosphoenolpyruvate--protein phosphotransferase: protein MIRGIGASSGIAMGQAFVIPTWEWDFPEKMIDVTDLSYEFERLYDGIRSSKDELEIIKQEIKDVVGQDQAYIFDAHLAILEDPIFMNEIQGIIELQYKAAEVAVKEVIDKFVDMFNLIDDEYMKERALDIKDVGNRLLKHLLGDTSGAVPPIDHPYILVAKELTPSQLAHLDPANVLGLLTILGGTHSHVSIMARAMSVPYVLGLEGKLLRPIQNGDFLIIDGQEGTLYINPDKITIERYQARKKNWLEFKESLQEIADVAPVTLDKSYVNLHANINSVLEIDQVLRNGASGVGLFRTEYLYMDRDSLPSEDEQYEVYRHAARQLKGRPIVIRTLDIGGDKKLDYLPLAKEDNPFLGYRAIRISLDRKDLFMTQLRAILRASHYGNVKIMYPMVTSLDEVRQAKALLEKAKAELHAQGLPYNANIEIGLTIEVPAAALIADVLASEVNFMSIGTNDLVQYVLAVDRMNENIAHLYNPYHPAVIRLLKHVIDSAKSVGIPVGVCGEMAGDIRALPIWLGLGIEELSISVQTLLQVKHRLLSSDAKKCKQLVDEILVCKTSDEIIELLAQTEQTESIVGGN, encoded by the coding sequence ATGATCAGAGGAATAGGAGCGTCTTCAGGGATCGCAATGGGTCAGGCTTTTGTCATACCTACATGGGAGTGGGATTTTCCTGAGAAAATGATTGATGTCACCGATTTGTCTTATGAATTTGAACGTTTGTATGATGGTATTCGATCTTCCAAAGATGAGCTAGAAATCATTAAGCAAGAGATTAAGGATGTAGTTGGGCAAGATCAAGCCTATATTTTTGATGCACACTTGGCGATTTTGGAAGATCCCATTTTTATGAACGAAATTCAAGGGATTATTGAACTGCAGTATAAGGCGGCAGAAGTTGCTGTGAAAGAAGTTATCGATAAATTTGTCGATATGTTCAATCTCATTGACGACGAATATATGAAGGAACGAGCGCTTGATATTAAAGATGTCGGAAACCGGCTTCTGAAGCACTTGCTCGGCGATACAAGCGGGGCGGTACCACCGATCGATCATCCTTACATTTTGGTCGCCAAAGAGCTAACACCGTCTCAATTGGCTCATTTGGATCCGGCTAATGTGCTTGGACTACTTACGATTCTCGGTGGCACGCATTCGCACGTATCCATTATGGCGAGGGCAATGTCCGTACCATATGTGCTGGGTTTGGAAGGGAAGCTTCTGCGGCCCATTCAAAATGGCGATTTCCTAATTATTGATGGACAAGAGGGTACCTTATACATCAATCCTGATAAAATAACGATTGAGCGGTATCAAGCACGCAAAAAGAATTGGCTCGAGTTCAAAGAAAGCTTGCAAGAGATAGCTGACGTTGCTCCCGTAACGTTGGACAAGAGCTATGTGAATTTACATGCCAATATCAATTCCGTGCTGGAAATCGATCAGGTTTTACGTAACGGGGCTTCAGGGGTAGGTTTGTTCCGGACGGAATATCTTTACATGGACCGCGATTCTCTGCCCAGCGAAGACGAACAGTACGAAGTATATCGTCATGCTGCTAGGCAGCTTAAAGGTCGTCCCATTGTCATCCGAACGCTCGATATTGGCGGAGATAAAAAGCTCGATTATTTGCCGCTTGCAAAAGAAGATAACCCATTTCTGGGGTATCGGGCGATTCGTATTTCGCTAGACCGTAAGGACCTATTTATGACACAGCTTAGAGCGATTCTCAGGGCCAGCCACTACGGTAACGTGAAAATAATGTATCCTATGGTCACTTCCTTGGATGAGGTTCGTCAGGCTAAGGCTCTTCTCGAGAAAGCTAAGGCGGAATTGCATGCACAAGGCTTGCCCTATAATGCAAATATTGAAATTGGATTAACGATTGAAGTGCCCGCCGCAGCGCTCATTGCAGATGTCCTTGCAAGTGAAGTGAATTTTATGAGCATTGGAACGAACGATCTTGTTCAATATGTATTAGCTGTGGACAGGATGAATGAAAACATCGCGCATTTATATAATCCCTATCATCCGGCAGTTATTAGGCTTCTCAAACATGTGATCGACTCGGCCAAAAGTGTAGGAATTCCCGTAGGCGTTTGTGGTGAAATGGCGGGTGACATCCGAGCGCTTCCGATTTGGTTGGGATTGGGAATAGAAGAACTAAGTATTTCCGTGCAGACACTTTTACAAGTGAAACACCGTTTATTAAGCAGTGATGCTAAAAAGTGCAAACAGTTAGTCGATGAAATTCTAGTTTGCAAAACAAGTGATGAAATCATAGAACTGCTTGCTCAAACCGAACAAACAGAATCCATAGTAGGAGGAAACTAG
- a CDS encoding type 1 glutamine amidotransferase domain-containing protein has protein sequence MELTGTKVLAFVDEEFEDLEMWYPVLRLRESGVVVDIVGPKAGTLYHGKYGVPITTDYAFSEVKSSDYIGLYVPGGWAPDKLRRYPDVIRLTQEFHAAVKPIAQICHAGWVLISAKIVKGYTMTSTPGIRDDLENAGATWLDEEVVVDRNIISGRRPPDLPAFSKRFVDELIQFNKLQEK, from the coding sequence ATGGAATTGACAGGAACGAAAGTGTTAGCTTTTGTTGATGAAGAGTTTGAAGACTTGGAAATGTGGTATCCCGTTTTACGTTTGCGTGAATCTGGGGTCGTAGTGGATATTGTCGGCCCTAAGGCAGGAACCTTGTATCATGGTAAATATGGTGTACCCATTACGACAGACTATGCCTTCAGTGAAGTAAAGTCTTCCGATTACATTGGCCTATATGTTCCAGGAGGATGGGCGCCTGATAAGCTTCGTCGTTATCCGGACGTAATTCGTCTAACGCAGGAGTTTCACGCAGCAGTTAAACCGATTGCTCAAATCTGTCATGCAGGTTGGGTGCTGATTTCGGCGAAAATTGTTAAGGGGTACACGATGACGTCTACGCCAGGCATTCGAGATGATCTCGAAAATGCGGGAGCAACTTGGTTGGACGAAGAAGTGGTTGTCGATCGCAACATCATTTCTGGGCGTCGCCCACCAGACCTTCCCGCATTTTCCAAGCGATTTGTGGATGAACTTATTCAATTTAATAAACTACAGGAAAAATAA